The region ACTTCCTCTCCGAGCTCTCCAAAATTCCCCACCTGAAGTTCATCAGGTTCGGCAGTAGAGTTCCCGTTTTCTACCCTATGAGGATTTACGAAGATACCAAGCTCCTCGAGGTCTTCTCCAAGTACTCTACACCCGAAAGGAGGGTTTACCTGGTAACCCACTTCAACCACCCCAACGAGGTTACCAAAGAGGCCAGGAAAGCGGTAGACTCTCTGATAAGGGCCGGCGTTCCGGTTAGCAACCAAACGGTTCTCCTTAAGGGCGTTAACGACACCCCCGAGGTGCTTGCAACCCTGATGAAGGAGATTACTTCGGCCGGAGTTATACCTTACTACGTTTTCCAGTGTAGGCCCGTTTCAAGGGTGAAAACCCACTTCCAGGTCCCTCTCAAGGAGGGTTACTGGATTGTTGAAGGGGCCAAGAGGATGCTCGACGGCCACGCCAAGCGCTTTAAGTACATAATGTCCCACAAAACAGGGAAGATAGAGATTGTCGGCGTTATGGGCGATGAGATATTCCTCAAGTACCACCAGGCCAAGAACCCCGAGAACGTCGGCAAGTTCTTCAGGATGAAGCTTACGCCCAACGCCGGGTGGCTCGACGACTTAGAGCCGGTTGAAGAGGAGGTGTGTGCCACCTAAGAGCTCTCTTGCTATCTCCCTGAAAAACGGCCTCTCTTTCAGTCCTGGGTGGGGGAGCTTCAGCTCCTCCGTCTCCCTCTTCACTCCCTCGTAAAGGGCTATATCCACGTCGAGAACCCTCGGCCCCCACCTGTAGGTGGGATACCTTCCGGCCCTTTTCTCTATCCACTTCAGGAGCCTGAGGAGCTCTAAGGGCGGGTGGTCGGTCTCAATCAAGAGGCCGCAGTTCAAGAAGGGAGGCTGTTTGGTAACGCCGAAAGGTGCGGTCTCAACCGGGGGCGTTTCCCTTAGAATCGGGCCTGCGAACCGCTCCACAAGGAGCTTCCCCCGCTTTAAGTTCTCCTTTCGGTTTCCCAAGTTGCTCCCCATTACAAGTAGGGCAAGCGCCATCAGAGCCTTCCCTCCACCATCGCTAAGAGGAGCTTCAGGGCCTTCTTCGCCGCCTTTTTACGCCTGCGGTTCCTCTGTTTAACCGGGTCGGGAGAGTCGTCTGTGAAGATGAACTTAAACACCTCTACCCTCTCTTTTACCTTTACCCCTATATAGGTAAGCCCTACGGGCTTCTCCTTCGTTGCGCCGGTCGGGCCCGCTATGCCGGTTGTGGAAACGCCGCAGTCGCTGCCGATTAGCTTTACCACGCCTTTAACCATCTCTCGGGCCGTTTGAGGGCTTACGGCACCGTA is a window of Thermovibrio ammonificans HB-1 DNA encoding:
- a CDS encoding KamA family radical SAM protein, which translates into the protein MQIPGFKSLEEVEQAFGVKIPDSEREKLQEVIEKHPMFIPDYYARLIDWSDPNDPIKNIIFPSLDELDVSGSYDTSGEKENTVLTGLQHKYKETALLLVTNRCAGYCRHCFRKRLVGIPTNETLKLFDRAVEYIKEHPEITNVLISGGDPLVLPTDVIEYFLSELSKIPHLKFIRFGSRVPVFYPMRIYEDTKLLEVFSKYSTPERRVYLVTHFNHPNEVTKEARKAVDSLIRAGVPVSNQTVLLKGVNDTPEVLATLMKEITSAGVIPYYVFQCRPVSRVKTHFQVPLKEGYWIVEGAKRMLDGHAKRFKYIMSHKTGKIEIVGVMGDEIFLKYHQAKNPENVGKFFRMKLTPNAGWLDDLEPVEEEVCAT
- the folK gene encoding 2-amino-4-hydroxy-6-hydroxymethyldihydropteridine diphosphokinase; the encoded protein is MALALLVMGSNLGNRKENLKRGKLLVERFAGPILRETPPVETAPFGVTKQPPFLNCGLLIETDHPPLELLRLLKWIEKRAGRYPTYRWGPRVLDVDIALYEGVKRETEELKLPHPGLKERPFFREIARELLGGTHLLFNRL
- a CDS encoding CinA family protein, with the protein product MAKEPVEFLLKEALLKRGLTVATAESCTGGLVAARIVNVPGSSEYFLGGVVAYHNDVKEKVLGVKRETLETYGAVSPQTAREMVKGVVKLIGSDCGVSTTGIAGPTGATKEKPVGLTYIGVKVKERVEVFKFIFTDDSPDPVKQRNRRRKKAAKKALKLLLAMVEGRL